The following proteins are encoded in a genomic region of Glycine max cultivar Williams 82 chromosome 18, Glycine_max_v4.0, whole genome shotgun sequence:
- the LOC100819627 gene encoding uncharacterized protein: MGKFVGLFLLVLVSVAVAEYDNGYPEHENEKNGPCGKFSTLRILTHKLRHCEKAARDAWAPVSSQCCNDLVEVSIPCLYAVFSSDAFKRVGVDPRVAITIPHRCHFANKP; encoded by the coding sequence ATGGGCAAGTTTGTTGGGTTGTTCCTGCTGGTTTTGGTCAGTGTGGCCGTTGCTGAATACGACAACGGTTATCCTGAACATGAAAACGAGAAAAATGGCCCATGCGGCAAGTTTAGCACACTTAGAATTTTGACGCATAAACTGCGTCACTGCGAAAAGGCTGCACGAGATGCGTGGGCTCCTGTTTCTTCACAGTGCTGCAATGACCTTGTAGAAGTAAGCATCCCTTGCCTCTATGCTGTTTTCTCCTCTGATGCTTTCAAGAGAGTTGGTGTTGATCCCAGAGTCGCAATCACTATTCCCCATCGTTGCCATTTCGCCAACAAGCCATAG